In Phycisphaerales bacterium, the genomic stretch TGGAGCAAATACCACCATCCATGCCATATCGCTCGCCCAAGAGTGTGGGGCCCATGACTCCAGGCAAGGAAGAACTCGCGCCAGTGGCTCGCCCTAGAGGAATGTTGTTTTTGCGGGCCGTTTCTTGGCTGACGATCAGACGCTGTCCGGTGTAGCAGTCGTTGGATGAGGTATAGAGGTTTTTAGCAGGCCAATCAGTGGTGCTGTCGCCGGTCAGTGCGACAGCGAAACGCTCGGCGCCATCGCTATCTGCTTTGTTGTGTGCAGCCAAGGCAACGCGTCCAATGGTCTGTATTGTGTCGGTGGTGCCATTCTTGGCATCAGCACTAACTTTGATGGCGCGCTGCTGGCTGATGTTGGGATTATTAAAGGGTGCAATCTTGATGAATTGATCGGGTTGCTTGGCGTAGTACTGCATCCGCTCCAACAGATGGTCGGTATGGCCGCATCGCAAAGCGCTGCCCATGTAGGCGCCAGCTGAAGTCCCGACGACCATTTCAGAGAGTCCGTCCATATCAAGGCCCGCATCGGCGAGTCCTTTAAAGAAGGCGACATACCAAGCGATGTACCAGACGCCACCGCCGCCCAAGACCAGCGTGCGGTCGAGGCCTTCTGCCAACTCACACACGGTAGGCGTGGAAGGAATCGGTCTCGCCAGGCCATCGTCCTTGAACAGTGTGTTGGAAAGTTCGTTGGCTTGCTCTTGCAGCGTGGCGGTGGCGATTATTGGCGTCGATGCCCGAGCTCGTGTGGATGTATTGGTCAGTGCCAGGCCTGCAACGCCAGCGGCGCCAACTTTCAGAAATCTGCGTCGATCAGCGTCTCTTTCAAACACGAGATGGTTTCCTTTTGTTTGTGACTTGCGCGGATGGGGCGTAGGGTCGATCAGTACCTATCGGTAGGTCAGGTTAAGTCATATCAGATCTGGATTTTAATGACCAGTTGGTATACAGGCACTGTGCCTCTCAGGGAAGTCAACAAACCTTGAGCAAGACAGAACCGCTAACCACTTAGAAGGCAGCCCATTTGATTTTAAGCCTGGCGGGTGATTAGTAAAATATGCTAAGCAGGTACGCCTTTTATAGACTTAATTTGACTTCGGGATCGCACCCGTCTGGTTGCCCTAAGTTGGATCAAGCAAGAGAATGCCAACGCCATAAGAAAACTAGCGGGCACAAACACCAGCGCGACGTGGTAGGCCTTGAGCTGTGGCACATCGGTCATGGATTTTTCGATATCGAGTATGTAGCCAATAGCAACCAGTGAGAGTGTTCCTCCCAGATTCAATGCGCACATGGCGATGCCAAGTGCAATAGGAAGTCTCTCTGCGGGAATCCAATCACGCACCAGCGCAATAATGATCGTGATGCAAGATATGCTCACGCCCATGATGAAAAGAAGTGAGTACACAATGATGATCGAGTGTTGGACAGTGTAGATAGAACCCATGCTTGCCAGGAAGCCCAAAATGCTTGCAAAGATGAGTATCTGCACCTTTCGATTTGGGAGAGATGTTGCAATCCATCCAACGATTGGTGAGCCTATGACATAACCAGCATAGGCCGCCGTAGGTGCCAGTCTGCTGTAGAGCGTGTGCTCGCCAAGTTCTAGAGAAATGAATGGATAGAGCCACACAATGACAAAGCTTGCCATAGGTAAACAAAGAAAGCATCCCAGTAGTGAGAGCAACCAAACATTTGAGTCAGTGAATGTCTCCTTCAGGCCTGACGAAGTAGATTTATTATGATCGCGAGTGGGCGTATGGGGGCGAAAGTGTGGATATCTAAAAATAAGCCATGTCATAACGATGACGATGAGGAGCTCGAGAAACGCGGTGTAAAAAACAATGTCTTGCCACTCGTACGTATCAGCAATGTAGGCCAGTG encodes the following:
- a CDS encoding patatin-like phospholipase family protein → MFERDADRRRFLKVGAAGVAGLALTNTSTRARASTPIIATATLQEQANELSNTLFKDDGLARPIPSTPTVCELAEGLDRTLVLGGGGVWYIAWYVAFFKGLADAGLDMDGLSEMVVGTSAGAYMGSALRCGHTDHLLERMQYYAKQPDQFIKIAPFNNPNISQQRAIKVSADAKNGTTDTIQTIGRVALAAHNKADSDGAERFAVALTGDSTTDWPAKNLYTSSNDCYTGQRLIVSQETARKNNIPLGRATGASSSLPGVMGPTLLGERYGMDGGICSNACHTDMVAGSKRAVVISLTNGLVPPVLTGIPHPIGQNIKDLHATGTKTKWIIANPPDINLMDPKNIASALTSGAQRA
- a CDS encoding MFS transporter; amino-acid sequence: MKDLGIQNDNEINVARTQIVIASLFILFLSTIFYSHQYFFRVIPGTMQEKLTSDFKLSNFELSNVAACFFYAYLIVQPISGIVIARFGVALALLIAGISVFAGALLMSVASAVEHLYISQLLLGIGGSFAILIALSTGRTTISKKYYPLFSGGVLAIGASGAILGQAPLAYIADTYEWQDIVFYTAFLELLIVIVMTWLIFRYPHFRPHTPTRDHNKSTSSGLKETFTDSNVWLLSLLGCFLCLPMASFVIVWLYPFISLELGEHTLYSRLAPTAAYAGYVIGSPIVGWIATSLPNRKVQILIFASILGFLASMGSIYTVQHSIIIVYSLLFIMGVSISCITIIIALVRDWIPAERLPIALGIAMCALNLGGTLSLVAIGYILDIEKSMTDVPQLKAYHVALVFVPASFLMALAFSCLIQLRATRRVRSRSQIKSIKGVPA